The following coding sequences lie in one Panicum virgatum strain AP13 chromosome 6N, P.virgatum_v5, whole genome shotgun sequence genomic window:
- the LOC120678881 gene encoding protein FAR1-RELATED SEQUENCE 5 isoform X8: MKAEKVREERDDDLNKLLQFFRECKENNEHFYWDVDADPKTRLLKNIFWSHASQRAEYRDFGDVITFDMTHKTNSKHMPLAMFVGANNKLKNVSFGKAMIGDETTGSFKWLFETFKNCMGGRQPYVILTDEDPAMRQAIGMVLDRTQHRNCRWHILRLWEYELDHLYVQHKNKNLKERLESLINYPLGPMQFEIERIRLVHECGIAENPTIKVLWDKRERWIVAYFKGMYCGRMTSTQRSESQNKVLKDGYVNESTSMHMFAKRMLDTLRHADHMDAGETHYAQAELVRACKAKFDEQLSRLYTRAVYQEYKKQYNNSTTFVTEPNPDPRVKNGWLVKHENGEGSFCWAQHEFKVVADKEAGEYSCECKQWEHIGLFCMHIIRAFTQLQVRKIPEKYILKRYTRDAREEVMWDRHDGVRIGAQASKEQCRTSKLLPKLMRLGKVGSKSDRAYEETNRQLDKITPGIELFPISADDESSDPAPSSNGSAVTSGGADTNSPPSSALLHAGVLLIEPPVSRTKGRAWKTKEK, encoded by the exons CAAGCCAGAGGGCTGAGTACAGAGACTTTGGAGATGTCATTACATTTGACATGACACACAAAACAAACAGCAAGCACATGCCGCTAGCCATGTTTGTTGGGGCAAACAATAAATTGAAGAATGTATCATTCGGGAAAGCAATGATTGGTGATGAAACAACTGGATCATTCAAGTGGTTGTTTGAGACCTTCAAGAACTGCATGGGTGGTCGGCAGCCTTATGTGATCCTAACAG ATGAGGATCCAGCTATGAGGCAAGCAATAGGGATGGTACTTGACAGAACACAACATAGAAACTGTCGCTGGCACATCCTGAGGCTGTGGGAGTATGAGCTGGACCACCTGTACGTCCAACACAAGAATAAGAATTTGAAAGAAAGATTGGAATCTTTGATAAATTATCCACTTGGGCCAATGCAATTCGAGATCGAAAGGATAAGGCTAGTTCATGAATGTGGCATTGCTGAAAACCCCACAATAAAAGTCCTGTGGGATAAGAGGGAGAGGTGGATAGTAGCTTACTTCAAGGGGATGTACTGTGGGAGAATGACATCGACACAAAGATCAGAAAGCCAAAACAAGGTCCTTAAAGATGGCTATGTTAATGAGAGTACAAGCATGCACATGTTTGCTAAAAGGATGCTGGACACACTTCGACATGCAGACCACATGGATGCCGGCGAGACACACTACGCCCAG GCTGAGCTGGTGCGAGCGTGCAAagcaaaatttgatgagcagCTAAGCAGGCTATACACAAGGGCTGTAtaccaagagtacaagaagcAGTACAATAATAGTACAACATTTGTGACTGAGCCTAATCCAGATCCAAGAGTGAAGAATGGATGGCTAGTGAAGCATGAAAATGGGGAAGGGAGTTTTTGTTGGGCCCAACATGAGTTCAAGGTGGTTGCAGATAAGGAAGCTGGTGAATACAGCTGTGAATGCAAACAGTGGGAACATATAG gGCTGTTCTGCATGCACATCATTAGAGCCTTCACACAACTTCAGGTCAGGAAGATACCAGAGAAATACATACTGAAGAGGTACACTCGTGATGCAAGAGAAGAAGTTATGTGGGATAGGCACGATGGTGTGCGGATCGGTGCACAAGCAAGCAAAGAGCAGTGCAGGACGTCGAAGCTGCTACCTAAACTGATGAGGCTTGGAAAAGTGGGGAGTAAGTCAGACCGTGCTTATGAAGAAACCAACAGGCAGCTGGACAAGATTACTCCGGGTATTGAATTATTCCCGATAAGTGCAGATGATGAATCATCGGACCCTGCCCCATCATCAAATGGGTCAGCTGTAACATCTGGAGGTGCTGACACTAATTCACCACCGTCATCAGCCCTGTTACATGCTGGGGTGTTGCTAATTGAGCCACCAGTGTCTCGCACAAAAGGCAGGGCctggaaaacaaaagaaaaatga